The following coding sequences lie in one Spirosoma sp. KUDC1026 genomic window:
- a CDS encoding alpha/beta hydrolase, whose translation MEKTCLFSVLLLAAGLSTQAQKIIPLYAGNVPNAKPSSVKEVQSSPGVFRGITKPTLEVYLPDKAIATGTAVVVIPGGGYSVVVYQGEGIGTAKALVQKGVAAFVLKYRLPSDSSMVDKTIGPLQDAQQAIKRVREGAAQWGIDPGKIGIMGFSAGGHLASTEATHFEKALIDNPQNTSLRPDFQVLVYPVISLRDSLAHRGSRDNLLGKNPSQQSVELYSNELQIRANTPPTYLTHAADDKVVDVDNSIVYFEKLRHQKIPVEMHIYPKGDHGFIFRQPSWIDPLFDWMKRNNWIK comes from the coding sequence ATGGAAAAGACCTGTCTGTTTTCAGTATTGTTGCTTGCGGCCGGGTTGTCTACCCAGGCGCAGAAAATCATTCCCTTGTACGCTGGTAACGTACCCAACGCAAAGCCATCGTCGGTGAAGGAAGTTCAGTCGTCGCCGGGCGTGTTCCGGGGCATTACTAAGCCGACGCTGGAAGTCTACCTGCCCGACAAAGCCATTGCCACTGGTACGGCGGTGGTCGTTATTCCCGGCGGAGGATACAGCGTTGTTGTGTACCAGGGCGAGGGAATCGGTACGGCGAAAGCGCTGGTTCAGAAAGGCGTGGCGGCTTTCGTACTCAAGTACCGGCTACCCAGCGATTCCAGTATGGTCGACAAAACCATCGGACCGTTGCAGGACGCGCAGCAGGCCATTAAACGGGTGCGTGAGGGCGCTGCTCAGTGGGGTATCGATCCGGGGAAAATCGGTATTATGGGCTTTTCGGCGGGTGGTCACCTGGCGTCGACCGAAGCAACGCATTTCGAAAAAGCGCTGATCGACAACCCCCAAAACACCAGCCTGCGCCCCGACTTTCAGGTGCTGGTATACCCCGTAATCAGCCTGCGGGATAGCCTGGCACACCGGGGCTCACGGGATAATCTGCTCGGCAAGAACCCGTCGCAGCAAAGCGTCGAGCTTTACTCTAATGAATTGCAGATACGGGCCAACACGCCCCCGACGTACCTGACCCACGCGGCCGATGATAAGGTGGTCGACGTCGACAATAGCATTGTGTATTTCGAAAAACTGCGGCACCAGAAGATCCCCGTCGAGATGCACATCTATCCGAAAGGCGATCACGGTTTTATTTTTCGTCAACCTAGCTGGATCGACCCACTCTTCGACTGGATGAAGCGGAATAACTGGATCAAGTGA
- a CDS encoding sialate O-acetylesterase produces MTRISRLNKFVMGWAMTGLLLLGLNAFAQDPNFHVYLCLGQSNMEGNARFEPQDTVGVDPRFQVLEAVDCPDLGRTKGNWYTAIPPLCRCRTGLTPADYFGRTLLTYLPANTRVGVVDVAVGGCKIELFDKDHYEAYAATVPGWMKNFIGEYGGNPYGRLVEMARLAQQDGVIKGILLHQGESNTNDSLWTKKVKKVYDNLLADLNLPPNSVPLLAGETVNADQGGICASMNKIIATLPQTIPTAHVISSAGCTDSADNLHFNAAGYRELGKQYANQMLTLLGYTIKADK; encoded by the coding sequence ATGACCCGGATAAGCAGACTAAACAAATTCGTGATGGGATGGGCAATGACCGGACTGCTGCTACTGGGGCTGAATGCCTTTGCGCAGGACCCGAATTTTCACGTTTATCTCTGCCTGGGTCAGTCGAACATGGAAGGGAATGCCCGGTTTGAGCCGCAGGATACGGTCGGCGTAGATCCCCGGTTTCAGGTGCTGGAAGCCGTCGACTGCCCCGACCTCGGCCGGACGAAAGGAAACTGGTACACGGCTATTCCCCCGTTGTGCCGCTGCCGCACCGGCCTAACCCCCGCCGACTACTTCGGGCGTACCCTGCTGACGTACCTGCCGGCAAACACACGGGTGGGTGTAGTCGACGTAGCCGTGGGTGGGTGCAAAATCGAACTGTTCGACAAAGATCATTACGAGGCTTACGCGGCAACGGTGCCGGGCTGGATGAAGAATTTCATCGGCGAATATGGCGGGAATCCGTACGGACGACTCGTGGAAATGGCCCGGCTGGCGCAGCAGGACGGCGTGATTAAAGGCATCCTGCTGCATCAGGGCGAATCGAATACCAATGATTCGCTGTGGACAAAGAAGGTGAAAAAGGTCTACGACAACCTCCTGGCCGATCTGAACCTGCCGCCCAACTCTGTGCCGCTGCTGGCCGGCGAAACGGTCAACGCTGATCAGGGGGGTATCTGCGCGAGCATGAATAAGATTATCGCCACGCTGCCCCAGACCATTCCAACGGCCCACGTCATCTCGTCGGCGGGTTGCACGGATTCGGCCGATAACCTGCATTTCAATGCAGCCGGTTATCGGGAGCTGGGGAAACAGTACGCCAATCAGATGCTGACCTTGCTGGGCTACACCATCAAAGCCGATAAATAG
- a CDS encoding alpha-L-fucosidase: MNRRETIKQLALALPAIRFRNDLTRLFRNQTIISDEPITTGLFKPTWDSLAQYKTLDWFRDAKFGIWAHWGPQCQPEAGDWYARGMYQEGSRQYKYHLEKYGHPSKFGFKDVINEWKAEKWNPDELVGLYKKAGARYFFAMANHHDNFDNYDSKYQKNWNATKLGPKKDVIGGWVRAARANDLPFGVSVHASHTWSWLEPSQLTDKNNVAFDGNVTRQQGKGKWWDGLDPQELYAQQHPLSVGAEKPSSIHKQWEWGNGASVPSAAYCRKFLNRTLDLINHYNPDLLYFDDTVLPFHPINDIGLQIAAHFYNHNMKRHGGRLEAVLNGKVLDEAQRKCMVWDVERGHSNKIEPFVWQTDTCIGDWHYNRDVYDKDRYKTAKTVVHTLVDVVSKNGNLLLNIPVRGDGSIDEKERQVVAGITDWMQQYSDCIYDTRPWKIFGEGPALEGAAAPVAQGFNEGKDKPFTAEDVRFTTKKDRLYAILMGKPSGETVVIKSLATDSAYHPKAITNVSVAGSNQKLAFTRKADGLHVTIPDRLANDTALPLQIV; encoded by the coding sequence ATGAATCGACGGGAGACGATTAAACAATTAGCACTGGCCCTGCCAGCAATCAGGTTCCGAAATGACCTGACCAGACTTTTCCGTAATCAAACCATCATTTCGGATGAGCCTATAACAACGGGGCTGTTCAAGCCGACCTGGGACTCACTGGCACAGTATAAGACGCTCGACTGGTTTCGGGATGCCAAGTTCGGTATCTGGGCGCACTGGGGACCACAGTGCCAACCCGAAGCCGGCGACTGGTACGCCCGGGGTATGTATCAGGAGGGGAGCCGCCAGTACAAGTATCACCTCGAAAAATACGGCCATCCGTCGAAGTTTGGTTTTAAGGATGTCATCAATGAGTGGAAAGCGGAAAAGTGGAACCCTGACGAACTAGTGGGGCTCTACAAAAAAGCCGGTGCCCGGTACTTTTTTGCGATGGCCAACCACCATGACAACTTCGACAATTACGACAGCAAGTACCAAAAGAACTGGAACGCAACGAAGCTAGGGCCAAAGAAGGACGTGATTGGTGGCTGGGTGCGGGCAGCCCGCGCCAACGATCTGCCGTTTGGGGTCAGCGTACACGCGTCGCATACCTGGTCGTGGCTGGAACCGTCGCAACTAACCGATAAAAATAACGTAGCCTTCGACGGCAACGTTACCCGGCAGCAGGGAAAGGGCAAGTGGTGGGATGGGCTCGATCCGCAGGAGCTGTACGCCCAGCAGCACCCCCTGAGCGTTGGTGCCGAAAAACCGTCGTCTATCCATAAACAGTGGGAATGGGGTAACGGGGCATCGGTGCCGAGTGCCGCCTACTGCCGAAAATTTCTGAACCGTACTCTCGACCTGATCAATCACTACAATCCCGACCTGTTGTATTTTGACGACACGGTGCTGCCTTTTCACCCGATCAACGACATCGGTCTACAGATTGCGGCTCACTTTTACAACCACAACATGAAGCGTCACGGCGGACGATTGGAAGCGGTGCTGAATGGGAAAGTGCTGGACGAAGCGCAGCGCAAATGCATGGTCTGGGACGTGGAACGCGGCCACAGCAACAAAATCGAACCGTTTGTCTGGCAAACGGATACCTGCATCGGCGACTGGCACTACAACCGCGATGTGTACGACAAGGATCGCTACAAAACCGCGAAAACTGTCGTTCACACGTTGGTCGACGTGGTTAGTAAAAATGGAAATCTACTGCTGAACATTCCGGTACGGGGGGACGGCTCCATCGATGAGAAAGAACGTCAGGTAGTAGCCGGCATCACCGACTGGATGCAGCAATACAGCGACTGCATTTACGATACGCGCCCCTGGAAAATCTTCGGGGAAGGACCAGCTCTGGAGGGGGCTGCGGCCCCGGTTGCGCAGGGTTTCAACGAAGGGAAAGACAAGCCATTTACGGCCGAGGACGTTCGGTTTACGACAAAGAAAGACCGTTTGTACGCCATCCTGATGGGGAAACCCAGCGGAGAAACGGTCGTCATCAAATCGCTCGCGACGGATAGTGCGTACCATCCAAAAGCCATTACCAACGTATCAGTAGCCGGAAGCAACCAGAAACTGGCGTTTACGCGGAAAGCAGACGGCCTGCATGTAACCATTCCCGATCGCCTGGCAAACGACACAGCACTTCCGCTTCAGATTGTGTAG
- a CDS encoding glycoside hydrolase 43 family protein — MLLWVGLLVGTSALAQKATNPIIFADVPDMAMIRVGKTYYMSSTTMHLSPGLPIMKSTDLVNWKLVSYAYDTLATVDAMNLTNGQSTYGRGSWASSLRFHNGTYYATTFAQTTGRTHIYATKNIEKGPWKAVSFKPSFHDHSLFFDDDGRVYMVYGAGKLRIVELNADVSGVKPGTERVLIENASEPSGTGRGLPAEGSQLLKVNGKYYLFNITWPQGGMRTVVIHRADQLAGPWEGRIGLQDLGVAQGGLIDTPDGRWFSYLFRDFGGVGRIPYLVPVTWKDGWPVLGVDGKVPQTLDLPASTGLIPGIVASDEFTRKKGDPTLPLVWQWNHNPDNALWSVSERKGFLRLKTGRTDTSFVTARNTLTQRTIGPQCTGSTRLDVSKLIDGDFAGLSLLQKQYGLVGVKQTGGTRAIVMVSAASGKAVEMQRVPLSVSVVYLKAECDFRDRKDTGRFFYSLDGKTWTAIGEPIKMPYTIPHFMGYRFGLFNYATQTPGGYADFDYFQISDKLTSSK, encoded by the coding sequence ATGCTGCTCTGGGTAGGGCTGCTGGTAGGTACGTCGGCCCTGGCGCAGAAAGCGACCAACCCGATCATTTTCGCCGACGTGCCGGACATGGCCATGATCCGGGTGGGCAAGACCTACTACATGAGCAGCACGACCATGCATTTGAGTCCGGGCCTGCCGATTATGAAATCGACGGATCTGGTTAACTGGAAGCTGGTCAGTTACGCCTACGACACGCTGGCCACCGTCGACGCCATGAACCTGACCAACGGCCAAAGCACCTACGGGCGGGGTTCGTGGGCGAGTAGCCTGCGTTTTCACAACGGTACCTACTACGCCACTACCTTCGCCCAGACAACGGGCCGGACGCACATCTACGCCACGAAAAACATCGAGAAAGGCCCGTGGAAAGCCGTGTCGTTCAAGCCTTCCTTCCACGATCACAGCCTGTTTTTTGACGACGACGGCCGGGTGTACATGGTCTACGGCGCGGGTAAACTCCGCATTGTCGAACTTAATGCCGACGTGTCGGGCGTGAAACCGGGTACCGAGCGGGTGCTCATCGAGAATGCCAGTGAACCGTCGGGTACGGGCCGGGGGCTGCCCGCCGAAGGGTCGCAACTGCTCAAGGTAAACGGCAAATATTATCTCTTCAACATCACCTGGCCACAGGGCGGCATGCGGACTGTGGTGATCCACCGCGCCGATCAACTCGCCGGTCCCTGGGAAGGCCGGATCGGCTTGCAGGATCTGGGCGTGGCGCAGGGTGGCCTGATCGATACGCCCGACGGTCGGTGGTTTTCGTACCTGTTCCGCGACTTCGGGGGTGTGGGGCGCATTCCGTACCTGGTGCCGGTGACGTGGAAAGATGGCTGGCCCGTGCTGGGTGTCGACGGGAAAGTGCCGCAGACGCTTGACCTGCCTGCCAGCACTGGGCTGATTCCCGGTATCGTCGCGTCGGATGAGTTTACCCGCAAAAAGGGCGACCCGACGCTGCCACTTGTGTGGCAGTGGAATCATAACCCCGATAATGCGCTGTGGTCCGTTTCGGAACGGAAGGGTTTTCTGCGCCTGAAAACCGGCCGGACTGATACGTCCTTCGTAACCGCCCGCAACACGCTGACACAGCGGACCATCGGCCCTCAATGCACCGGCTCAACCCGGCTCGACGTGTCGAAGCTAATCGACGGTGACTTCGCGGGGCTAAGCCTGTTGCAGAAGCAATACGGTTTGGTGGGGGTGAAGCAAACCGGCGGAACCCGGGCCATCGTGATGGTCAGTGCTGCGTCGGGCAAAGCCGTGGAGATGCAGCGGGTGCCGCTGTCGGTATCGGTTGTTTACCTGAAAGCTGAATGCGACTTCCGCGACCGCAAAGACACCGGCCGTTTCTTTTATAGCCTCGACGGCAAAACGTGGACCGCCATTGGGGAACCGATCAAAATGCCATACACCATTCCGCATTTCATGGGCTACCGCTTTGGCCTGTTCAACTACGCCACGCAAACGCCGGGCGGGTACGCTGATTTTGATTATTTTCAGATTAGCGATAAGTTAACCTCGTCTAAGTAA
- a CDS encoding glycoside hydrolase family 97 protein, giving the protein MKESVYQDRKPNKFRSRSSWLALAALGLLLGGAARTYAQSTYTISSPDKQIVATCDPARLTYAVSYKGESVLAPSALGLVREDADFSEGLKLLRVSAPTTITDNYTMVNAKKKNIRYTATQRTVETQTAGGQRMNIVFRVSNDGLAFRYEFPDRSTDVKKITAEATTFHFNEGTRAWMQEKTEAQSGFEHSNPSYEAHYKMDIPVGTPAPGKNGWIYPALFRHNQTWVMLTEADLGRHYCGTALQQQSPGGEYRINFPQTPEKIENGALNPESTLPWQTPWRILVVGNLKTVMESTLGTDLARPARKMDASFIKPGKASWSWVLEKDGATVYPVQKKYVDYAADMHWQYCLIDANWDKSIGYDSVKVLADYAKTKGVGMLLWYNSAGSWNTVPFTPRNKLLTHESRVQEFARLRDMGIKGIKIDFFGGDGQSMINYYEDILTDAAAYQILINFHGATLPRGLARTYPNLMTTEAVHGYEMITFSQQTANAAPAHMINCAMIRNAFDPMDFTPMCLYKIPRIKRATTPAFELATSVLFLSGIQHFAETADGMTHVPADVKEFLRQLPNSWDDVRFIDGEPGKQLIIARKTGNKWYVAGVNGEKTDKALSVDLSFLKNRKGRVFTSVPSDSDNPAFDVRAMTVPANGIMPVQLTGNDGFVAVFE; this is encoded by the coding sequence ATGAAAGAGTCTGTTTATCAAGATCGTAAACCGAATAAATTCCGCTCGCGGAGTAGCTGGCTGGCACTGGCAGCGCTGGGTCTGTTGCTCGGCGGGGCGGCACGAACGTACGCACAATCGACGTACACCATCAGCAGCCCCGACAAGCAGATCGTCGCCACCTGTGACCCGGCCCGGCTGACGTATGCCGTCAGCTACAAAGGCGAATCGGTGCTGGCGCCGTCGGCGCTGGGGCTGGTGCGCGAGGACGCTGATTTTTCCGAAGGGCTGAAACTGCTGCGCGTATCGGCACCCACGACCATCACGGACAACTACACGATGGTCAACGCCAAGAAGAAAAACATCCGCTACACGGCCACCCAGCGTACCGTCGAGACCCAGACCGCAGGCGGACAGCGGATGAATATTGTGTTCCGGGTCTCGAACGACGGGCTTGCCTTCCGGTACGAGTTCCCGGACCGGTCGACCGACGTCAAAAAGATTACTGCTGAAGCCACGACCTTCCACTTCAACGAAGGCACGCGGGCGTGGATGCAGGAAAAAACGGAAGCCCAGTCGGGGTTTGAGCATTCGAATCCGTCGTACGAGGCCCATTACAAAATGGATATTCCCGTTGGTACGCCCGCGCCCGGTAAGAACGGCTGGATTTATCCGGCCCTGTTCCGCCACAACCAGACGTGGGTAATGCTGACTGAAGCCGACCTGGGACGGCATTACTGCGGCACGGCCCTGCAACAGCAGTCGCCGGGGGGCGAGTACCGGATCAACTTCCCGCAGACGCCCGAGAAAATCGAGAATGGCGCGCTGAACCCTGAATCGACGCTCCCTTGGCAGACGCCCTGGCGGATTCTGGTGGTAGGCAATCTGAAAACGGTAATGGAATCGACGCTGGGTACCGACCTGGCGCGGCCGGCGCGGAAAATGGACGCGTCATTTATCAAACCCGGTAAAGCGTCGTGGAGCTGGGTGCTCGAAAAAGACGGGGCAACCGTCTATCCGGTGCAGAAAAAATACGTCGACTATGCTGCTGATATGCACTGGCAGTACTGCCTGATCGACGCGAACTGGGACAAAAGCATCGGCTACGATTCGGTGAAGGTGCTGGCCGATTACGCCAAAACGAAGGGCGTCGGCATGCTGCTCTGGTACAACTCGGCCGGGAGCTGGAACACGGTGCCGTTTACGCCCCGCAACAAGCTGCTGACCCACGAGAGCCGGGTGCAGGAGTTTGCCCGGCTCCGCGACATGGGCATCAAAGGCATCAAGATCGACTTCTTCGGGGGCGACGGTCAGTCGATGATCAACTACTACGAAGACATCCTGACTGACGCGGCTGCGTACCAGATTCTAATCAATTTTCACGGGGCGACCCTGCCGCGCGGGCTGGCCCGTACGTACCCGAACCTGATGACGACCGAAGCCGTGCATGGCTACGAAATGATTACGTTCAGCCAGCAGACCGCCAACGCGGCCCCGGCGCACATGATCAACTGCGCCATGATCCGCAACGCCTTCGACCCGATGGATTTTACGCCCATGTGCCTCTACAAAATTCCGCGCATCAAACGGGCTACTACCCCGGCCTTTGAACTGGCAACGTCGGTACTGTTCCTGTCGGGGATTCAGCATTTTGCCGAAACGGCCGACGGCATGACGCACGTACCGGCTGACGTGAAGGAGTTTCTCCGGCAGTTGCCCAATAGCTGGGACGACGTGCGGTTTATCGACGGCGAACCCGGCAAGCAGCTCATCATCGCCCGGAAGACCGGCAACAAATGGTACGTAGCGGGTGTCAACGGCGAAAAAACCGACAAGGCACTATCGGTCGATCTGTCATTTCTGAAAAACCGGAAAGGCCGGGTGTTCACGTCGGTTCCGTCCGATAGCGACAATCCTGCCTTCGATGTCCGGGCGATGACCGTTCCGGCCAACGGTATCATGCCGGTGCAACTGACGGGTAATGATGGCTTTGTGGCCGTTTTCGAGTAA
- a CDS encoding VOC family protein, protein MKTVFALLFSLLLSHFGVSQSNFTSKVIGVGVVVADIDKSLDFYVNGIGMVKTGTFTINDEFSKRSGLANGTPTQVTILKLENSPDATDWKLMSFGKKAGHPRPKFIQDDTGMQYITINVKALKPIIDRLTKMNVSFRGSTPIPLNDKAHFVLVQDPDGTFIELIGPLE, encoded by the coding sequence ATGAAAACCGTTTTCGCCCTACTGTTTAGCTTACTGCTAAGCCACTTCGGCGTATCCCAGTCCAATTTTACCAGTAAAGTGATCGGTGTCGGCGTGGTCGTGGCTGACATTGACAAATCGCTCGATTTCTATGTCAACGGCATTGGCATGGTTAAAACCGGGACTTTCACCATCAACGACGAGTTTTCGAAACGGTCGGGGCTGGCCAATGGAACCCCGACGCAGGTGACTATCCTGAAACTGGAAAACAGTCCCGACGCTACCGACTGGAAGCTGATGAGCTTCGGCAAAAAAGCGGGCCACCCCAGACCGAAATTCATTCAGGACGACACCGGCATGCAGTACATCACCATCAACGTGAAGGCACTCAAACCGATCATCGACCGGCTGACGAAGATGAACGTATCGTTCCGGGGCAGCACGCCGATACCCCTCAACGACAAGGCGCATTTCGTACTGGTGCAGGACCCTGACGGTACGTTTATCGAACTCATCGGGCCGCTTGAGTAA
- a CDS encoding glycoside hydrolase family 127 protein: MTRSFVGLICACLSLCAYDTNAQSQLYTNEFPLRDVTLLDGPFKHAQDLNVQTLLKYDVDRLLAPFRKEAGLPSKAADYKNWAGLDGHVGGHYLSALAMNAATGNADCQKRMAYMLAELKACQEASAKNNPGWGVGYVGGVPDSKTVWSTFKTGDFKAYHDAWVPWYNVHKLYSGLRDAWLYTGDETAKAIFLNFCDWGINITSALSDAQMESMLNTEHGGMNEMFADAYQMTGNEKYLTAARRFSHHQLLDPMAVGKDNLDNKHANTQVPKAIGFHRIGELAHDDQYTKAGTFFWETVTQRRSLALGGNSRREFFPSKAASTDFVSDVEGPESCNTYNMLKLTEDVFRAKPDARYVDFYERALFNHILSTQHPDNGGYVYFTPARPRHYRVYSTPDEAMWCCVGSGMENHGKYGQFIYTHQHDSLFVNLFVASELNWRDKKIKLRQTTRFPDEEQTKLTITEGTGTFPMLIRYPSWVKAGALKLAVNGKNVAYSAQPGSYVAVKRSWKKGDVLTVSLPMHNTLEQMPNVPNYVAILHGPILLGAKTGTENMKGLLADDSRWGHIAGGERLPVDKAPILVADNSSAITNELVPVAGKSLTYTLPKQRLVNASNLVLEPFYRIHDARYMMYWMALSNANYRTYLDSIAGIEREKLALQKRTVDAVAPGEQQPEVDHAMQSEKSRKGSSQDAFWRDASNGGYFSYNLATEDATDLSLMVRYWGAEWGNHKFDIYIDDQKLVTEDNTGRWNQSAFKDITYPIPASMVQGKKAVRVKFQALPQSAAGPVYFVRLVKKES, translated from the coding sequence ATGACCCGCTCTTTTGTTGGGCTGATCTGTGCCTGTCTTAGTTTGTGTGCTTATGACACGAATGCGCAGAGTCAGCTGTATACCAATGAGTTTCCGCTGCGCGACGTAACGCTGCTCGACGGGCCGTTCAAGCATGCTCAGGACCTGAACGTGCAAACGCTGCTCAAATACGACGTTGATCGGCTGCTGGCTCCGTTTCGCAAGGAAGCCGGACTGCCGTCGAAAGCCGCCGACTACAAAAACTGGGCGGGGCTGGATGGGCACGTCGGTGGCCATTACCTGTCGGCGCTGGCGATGAACGCGGCTACGGGTAACGCCGATTGCCAAAAGCGTATGGCCTATATGCTGGCGGAGTTAAAGGCCTGTCAGGAAGCTAGCGCGAAAAACAATCCGGGCTGGGGCGTGGGCTACGTGGGGGGCGTTCCCGATAGCAAAACCGTCTGGTCGACGTTCAAAACGGGCGATTTTAAGGCGTACCACGACGCCTGGGTGCCGTGGTACAACGTCCATAAACTGTACAGCGGCCTGCGCGACGCCTGGCTCTACACCGGCGACGAAACCGCGAAAGCGATATTTCTGAACTTCTGCGACTGGGGAATCAACATCACGTCGGCTCTGTCGGATGCGCAAATGGAGTCGATGCTGAACACAGAACACGGCGGTATGAACGAGATGTTTGCCGACGCCTATCAGATGACCGGTAACGAGAAGTACCTGACGGCGGCCCGACGGTTTTCGCACCACCAACTCCTCGATCCGATGGCCGTCGGTAAAGACAATCTGGATAATAAGCACGCCAACACGCAGGTACCCAAAGCCATTGGGTTTCACCGCATTGGTGAGCTGGCGCACGATGATCAGTACACCAAAGCGGGTACGTTTTTCTGGGAGACCGTTACGCAGCGCCGAAGTCTGGCGTTGGGGGGCAACAGTCGGCGCGAGTTTTTTCCCAGCAAAGCGGCCAGTACCGATTTCGTCAGCGACGTAGAGGGGCCGGAGTCGTGCAATACGTATAACATGCTGAAACTGACGGAGGACGTTTTTCGCGCGAAGCCGGACGCCCGGTACGTCGACTTTTACGAACGCGCGCTGTTCAACCACATCCTGTCGACGCAGCACCCCGATAACGGGGGGTACGTCTACTTCACGCCGGCTCGGCCGCGCCATTACCGGGTCTATTCGACGCCTGACGAAGCCATGTGGTGCTGCGTGGGAAGCGGTATGGAAAATCACGGCAAGTACGGGCAGTTCATCTACACCCATCAGCACGACTCACTGTTTGTGAACCTGTTCGTGGCGTCGGAGCTGAACTGGCGCGACAAGAAAATCAAACTGCGGCAGACGACCCGTTTCCCGGATGAAGAGCAGACCAAACTGACTATCACCGAGGGGACTGGTACGTTTCCAATGTTGATTCGATATCCGTCGTGGGTTAAGGCCGGGGCGCTGAAACTGGCCGTCAACGGGAAGAATGTGGCTTACTCAGCGCAGCCGGGATCATACGTTGCGGTGAAACGAAGCTGGAAAAAAGGCGATGTGCTAACGGTTTCCTTACCAATGCATAACACGCTGGAACAGATGCCCAACGTACCCAATTACGTCGCGATTCTGCACGGCCCGATTCTGCTGGGTGCCAAAACCGGAACCGAGAACATGAAGGGGCTGCTGGCCGACGATAGCCGCTGGGGGCACATCGCCGGTGGCGAACGATTGCCCGTCGACAAAGCCCCGATTCTCGTTGCCGATAATTCGTCAGCTATCACTAATGAACTGGTGCCGGTAGCTGGGAAGTCGCTGACGTACACGCTGCCGAAACAGCGATTGGTCAACGCGTCGAATCTGGTGCTGGAGCCGTTTTACCGTATCCACGACGCCCGCTACATGATGTACTGGATGGCCCTGAGCAACGCCAATTACCGGACGTATCTCGACTCCATCGCTGGTATTGAACGCGAAAAGCTGGCGCTGCAAAAACGCACCGTTGACGCGGTTGCCCCCGGTGAGCAGCAACCCGAAGTTGACCATGCCATGCAAAGTGAGAAGTCGCGGAAAGGGTCATCGCAGGATGCGTTCTGGCGCGACGCGAGTAACGGCGGCTATTTCAGCTATAACCTGGCGACCGAGGACGCTACGGATCTAAGTCTGATGGTTCGGTACTGGGGAGCGGAGTGGGGCAACCACAAATTCGACATCTACATCGATGACCAGAAACTCGTGACGGAAGACAATACGGGGCGCTGGAATCAGTCGGCGTTTAAGGACATAACGTACCCCATCCCGGCGTCGATGGTACAAGGGAAGAAGGCTGTCCGGGTGAAGTTTCAGGCCCTGCCACAGAGTGCTGCCGGTCCGGTGTATTTCGTCCGGTTAGTGAAAAAGGAGTCGTAG